CTCGGGAGTGAAGTAGTTACTGCCACTCACGGGGGCTGGAAtaaagctgatgggagagctttctcccttcagcttagagcagctacattacagagcttacagtggcacactaaactctctagtgtagccaggCCCCATGCCTGCAAATGGCAGCCAAACAAACAGGTGTCTACCTGCatggattggggccttagttacCTCTGTTACTTgcaacttagccctggtctacagctAAAAGTTAGAccgacctagctacattgctcaggactgtgaaaactGTCACGTCCTGTGCAATATAGTGAGGTGAGCCTACCCATTCTCCCACTGTAGACGTAGctaggccaatggaagaattcttccctcaagCTAGCTACCACTTCTCGAGAAGATGGATTTACTGTAGCAgtagaaaaaccccttctgtagCAAGTGGCTACATTACACTTACtgcagcgctgcagctgtgctgctggagcgcttgcagcacagacatacccttaCTATAATTCAAAATACAAACTTGCAAACCCTACTACACTTACATCAGCCTACGCTGCCATATAATCAACACGTCAGTGACAGTAAGATGTGTCTACAATGGCAAAAGTCCCGTCAACCGCAGCAgaaccaggattttacccaataTGTCCTACTGGCTCAGTATTGCTCTTGCCTTGCAAAATGCTTAGTTCCCTCCTCCGTATCATTACTTGTCATTAAATTGTTTGTGTCTGGTTTGCACTTGTTTGCTCCTATATTAAATGATCAGATGACGTGTTGAGACTTAGACGCTGatttctcttgctctctctcctttccctctctcatcGTCTCTGTTTCCAGTTGCTTTATGCAGGCTGTTTTCTGCTCCTTCTATGCTGGCCTGAAGTGGATTTTGCTTTGTGCTCTGCCTGAGCTCTCCGCTTTAGCCCAGCCCCCTCCTTTATCCAGATGCTCCTCCCCGCTCACTGCTCAGCTCTATGGGTTGGTGTGAATGAATGAGAGAGGGGGGTGTGAATAAGTGTGACTGTGCTGGGCTCAGCGTGATTTACGGCTCTGCTGAAAACTGCTTTCCCTGCAGCTtcagcaccaccagcagcagcaacaagtcAGGTAAGTGCCTGCTCTCTGCACCACAGAGCCTGGAGgcggggggagaaagagaaaagatGTGCTTGCTGCAATCAGTGCATGTGTTTGTCAGTGCAGGGAGGAATGGGGTTTAGGGGTGtgcctgagggaactggactgagcTCAGAGCCCTCGGAGAACTGGGTCTAGGGAATCCAGGGAGGCAGCATCAGGCACCGTACACACTGGAGGAGATGGGTCGcctaacaaacacacacaggcagTAGAGAGAGGTTGGAGCTCTGCCTAATCTTCCCCAGCCCATGCAGAAATAGTGACCTTGTCTTATTTAATCCACTGTACCTTAAACATCTTTGTGCCCTCCACATGCACACTGCACAGCCCCCCTCTTTTGCACTCCTCTGCATGTAAGTAGCCTCTCTTTGCCCCCTTCTGCTTGAAGTCCTCTTCTTGCATCCCTCTGCCACCCCCCTTCAGCTTTTCTGTGTGTAAGCTACCCAGCCCCCATTTGTCCCCATTTGCTGAGTTCATGTCACCACCAGTACTTTCACCTATCTGCATGTATATATATGCACAGGTACAATTTTAGATTTGTCATATTAACGGAAACAGTTATCAGGTCTTATTGCTTACTAGTCAACATAATGAATATAAAAATCCTTGTTATTGGCCTTTATCTGTGAGTAAGGAATAATAATGAATGTATGAAAAAGCATAGTAAGCTATTTAGTTTCTGAGCATGCTACGCTACAGACTAACGTACAACAGGCTAGCTTTTCATATATATGTAGTCTGACTGTTAAATGCTACAGAGTCAGTTGCTCTCACTATCATGATGTTTCCGTTTAAATGAGAGCCTAATGAGGCCTTTGAGGCCGCTAAAAATGTTACAAATTAATTTGTTGACTTTATTCTGCTGTGTGATGTGCTGCCATTCGAATGAGATGGTTGAATTTGCTTTCCCAGGAACCAGTTTGAAAAATCAGTCTGAAAGTTTGTTCTTACTTCTTGGTTTGTATTAGCAAAATATGAGCGTCTTTTTGAACAAACCTGAAAATTAGTTGGTCATTTCTTTCCTTCCAGGATTGAGAGAGTAATGCAACAGCACACTTTTGAAGAAAGCAGACACCCCTGGCAGGAgtcatttgaaaatgtcagcaTCTGCATGCCATTTCGTTGCCCACGATGTGGTGACCACACTAGATTCAGAAGCCTTTCTTCTCTGAGGGCACATCTGGAGTATAATCATAGGTATGAAGAAAGAAGCCTTCTGACAAAATGCAACCTCTTTTCTTCCCTCAAAGATACAGACGTGCTCTCTTCCTCAGAGACCATGACTCAAGGAAAACTGGGGAACACCAGCAatgcaataaaacaaaaaccatccTACATAAATTTTTGTGACACCTCACATGAGAACCCAAAGAACAGAAAATCACTGGAGATGGAAGCTGAAAGGCCTGTCTCTTTTGTGGCAAATTACGGGTCAGCAGACTTCACAGATGAGCAGATTTCTAAACCGCGGGTTCCAATAACAGACTCCAAAGCCTCTTTTGAGGCACATGTACGAGAAAAGTTTAATAGGATGGTAGACGCTGTAGATAAAACAATAGAGAAGAGAATTGACAAGCTTACCAAAGAGCTGGCCCAAAAAACGGCTGAGCTGTTGGAAGTTCGGGCCGCTTTTGCGCAGCTGTCTCAGAAGAAACAGGAAGTTCAGAGGCGAGAGAGGGACCTGAACAGACAGGTGGACGTTGCAGTTGAGATGATTGCTCTACTGAAGCAACGTCTTACAGAGTCTGAGGAAGAACTTCACAGGAAAGAAGAGTAAGTGGAAGGGCAATAGAAGCACAGTGTTGATGGCTTTGTATGTGCTTGGAGAACATGTGCAGTATTAAAgtagatttacacacacacacacacacacacacacacgtacgttcTCGTAACATGAAACCCACGGTAAGATATTGGTGGTAACTGCAATACAATAGATAATGCCAGTGTGGTGGAGGTTACTACTCTGGAAACAAACTGTAGAAGCAAAAGAATACCAGATACACCGCCTTTATGCCCTCATGTTCAGTTAACAGTAGTGCCCAAAATACCTTGGTCACCACTAAACAGTGAAATTGCAGCTTAGGCAGCACTACACCAAATGTTACCCTCTGTTATGCAAGTGtaattcctttgacttcagtggagtggcaCAGATGTCACTGAGACTAAACTTTGACTTAATAAACAAATTGACATGCATGCTgcataccattttttaaaagtgaggttTAATAAGGGCCAGACTGTGGTGCCCTTATCACTCTGACTAGTAGCTTACTCTGAGCAGTCCTATCCTAGAGGAAGTTATTCTCAGCGTGAGTAAGGGTATCACGATCTGGCTCTAGCAGAGGGCCAATGCCTGCCCTGTGTTGTATGGGTGCAGCATGAGGTAGCGGTAAAAGGAATTTCTTCTCCCCTATGGAGCAGCAAGGCATGGCTGCAAGCAAGTGCTCAAGAGAGCATTTCTAGAAAAACCTGGGATGGGGTTTGGGGGATGGGAAGTAGATCTATAAAAACAGAATTTTGTGTATCACTGGAATCACAAGCAGATTCCAGACTCATTTTGGCAAGCCATCCATCTAAAAATATGTTCATGATGCACCCATTAAAAATGTACCAATGTTTGTAACATTATTTATGGATGAACTACTTACAGTATTTAGCATTCTCAGAAACCCTTTCAGACAGTTTGCAACAACAACTTACTTTAGTTAAATGCATGTTCTTTAAAATGTGATGCTCCTAAACTGGTTCATTAGTTACCAAAAAGAACTATGAGGAACACTAGTAGATATGACAGTGATTTAAAACAGATCTAAGTTTCCAAAATAATAGATCTTCTACTGCAGCGTTTTTTCATGCGGGCcggatccagctcccactgaagtcaaagggggtATTGCcagggacttcagtggggccaacaTTTTGCATTCTTTCAATTACATGAGAAGTCTTATTAATGCCAGTCAGAGCAGTGGtcagacagggaaaaaaaaaaagtgctggtACTCTCCAAAGCTGTGCCCAGATGTGAGGTCAAAGTGAGATGCATTAAATAGATTGTGCAAATCTTTGTAATAAGATCACA
The sequence above is drawn from the Natator depressus isolate rNatDep1 chromosome 7, rNatDep2.hap1, whole genome shotgun sequence genome and encodes:
- the ZNF365 gene encoding protein ZNF365 isoform X1, producing the protein MQQHTFEESRHPWQESFENVSICMPFRCPRCGDHTRFRSLSSLRAHLEYNHRYEERSLLTKCNLFSSLKDTDVLSSSETMTQGKLGNTSNAIKQKPSYINFCDTSHENPKNRKSLEMEAERPVSFVANYGSADFTDEQISKPRVPITDSKASFEAHVREKFNRMVDAVDKTIEKRIDKLTKELAQKTAELLEVRAAFAQLSQKKQEVQRRERDLNRQVDVAVEMIALLKQRLTESEEELHRKEEEVVTFNHFLEEAAEKEVRGKARLQHFIENLLQRVDLAERQLEYYQNQQIMCNYNDVNEHMFTDLSSNKKPRCLSRGNQHGSYNIPDAKPHSLQKDRMFLKKNKDDKNSIQPVTFFYEPVDCSRELWRPQKRGEPVSAARKVNSKSKQGKKGK
- the ZNF365 gene encoding protein ZNF365 isoform X3, translated to MQQHTFEESRHPWQESFENVSICMPFRCPRCGDHTRFRSLSSLRAHLEYNHRYEERSLLTKCNLFSSLKDTDVLSSSETMTQGKLGNTSNAIKQKPSYINFCDTSHENPKNRKSLEMEAERPVSFVANYGSADFTDEQISKPRVPITDSKASFEAHVREKFNRMVDAVDKTIEKRIDKLTKELAQKTAELLEVRAAFAQLSQKKQEVQRRERDLNRQVDVAVEMIALLKQRLTESEEELHRKEEEVVTFNHFLEEAAEKEVRGKARLQHFIENLLQRVDLAERQLEYYQNQQIMCNYNDVNEHMKPRKSAWFI
- the ZNF365 gene encoding protein ZNF365 isoform X2, which gives rise to MQQHTFEESRHPWQESFENVSICMPFRCPRCGDHTRFRSLSSLRAHLEYNHRYEERSLLTKCNLFSSLKDTDVLSSSETMTQGKLGNTSNAIKQKPSYINFCDTSHENPKNRKSLEMEAERPVSFVANYGSADFTDEQISKPRVPITDSKASFEAHVREKFNRMVDAVDKTIEKRIDKLTKELAQKTAELLEVRAAFAQLSQKKQEVQRRERDLNRQVDVAVEMIALLKQRLTESEEELHRKEESRGNQHGSYNIPDAKPHSLQKDRMFLKKNKDDKNSIQPVTFFYEPVDCSRELWRPQKRGEPVSAARKVNSKSKQGKKGK